The Heyndrickxia vini genome contains a region encoding:
- the murI gene encoding glutamate racemase, with translation MRIGFFDSGIGGMTVLHQALRLLPNEDYIFYADTLHVPYGEKTKEEVREYIFDAVDFMANQGIKALVIACNTATSIAVDDLRQKYDFPILGIEPAVKPAVQSCEEKRKKVLVFATNLTLREEKFHTLVKSIDHHDIVDCLPLPGLVQFAEDFEFREEKVVPYLIEKLSSFDLKQYGTVVLGCTHFPYFEKIIKGIFPKEVDIISGSIGTAKNLKRILEARNQMNDGTGDIMFFKSGFKVEDKETLSNYKKLLEMLDRISLPIGV, from the coding sequence GTGAGAATTGGTTTTTTTGATTCGGGAATAGGTGGCATGACTGTTCTTCATCAAGCATTGCGACTTTTACCGAATGAAGATTATATATTTTATGCAGATACCTTACACGTTCCATATGGTGAAAAAACAAAAGAAGAGGTAAGGGAATATATTTTTGATGCAGTTGACTTTATGGCTAATCAAGGAATCAAAGCATTAGTCATTGCTTGTAATACTGCAACAAGCATCGCTGTAGATGACCTTCGCCAAAAGTATGATTTCCCTATATTGGGAATTGAACCAGCAGTGAAACCTGCTGTTCAAAGTTGTGAGGAAAAAAGAAAAAAAGTATTAGTATTTGCTACTAATTTGACTCTCAGGGAAGAAAAGTTCCATACCCTTGTGAAAAGTATAGACCATCACGATATTGTTGATTGTTTACCTCTTCCTGGTCTTGTTCAATTTGCTGAGGATTTCGAATTTAGAGAAGAGAAAGTTGTGCCATATTTAATTGAAAAACTATCTTCGTTTGACTTAAAGCAGTACGGGACAGTCGTACTTGGATGCACCCATTTCCCATACTTTGAAAAAATCATAAAGGGAATATTTCCTAAAGAGGTAGATATAATTTCAGGAAGTATCGGAACGGCTAAAAACCTAAAACGCATTCTCGAAGCAAGGAATCAAATGAACGATGGAACAGGAGATATTATGTTTTTTAAATCTGGTTTTAAAGTAGAGGATAAAGAAACATTATCTAATTACAAAAAGTTATTGGAAATGCTAGACAGGATAAGTTTACCAATTGGCGTGTGA
- a CDS encoding dihydropteridine reductase, translated as MQIYWTKINKIIEETPEVKTYLLDCPEGFTWEEGSHTHFALEGFNAGDKPNRSLIRHMSISTLPHENAIGITTRIREQCSEFKTILRNLKVGDEVAIFKTHSNVPLKREGKNVYLLSSGVGLATFRPLVLEYFERADNVNRIHSLNIDSSNDFLFTNIFKSATDKKFTSQFVDTRKDYYEAVKNLAADKDGLFYVVGSDDFLMQNIEVLREQGIQPEQIMLDKRENELPKFFSFDLSM; from the coding sequence ATGCAAATATACTGGACTAAAATAAATAAGATTATTGAGGAAACGCCTGAGGTTAAAACGTACTTGCTCGACTGTCCGGAAGGTTTTACATGGGAAGAAGGTTCCCATACCCACTTCGCACTGGAAGGTTTCAATGCTGGAGATAAACCAAACCGTAGCCTGATTCGCCATATGTCAATCTCTACTTTACCGCACGAAAATGCAATCGGTATTACAACACGCATCAGAGAGCAGTGCTCTGAGTTTAAAACGATTTTAAGAAATCTTAAAGTCGGCGATGAAGTGGCAATATTTAAAACTCATTCGAATGTACCGCTAAAAAGAGAAGGCAAAAATGTTTACTTGCTGTCATCAGGTGTCGGCCTAGCAACTTTCAGACCGCTTGTACTTGAATATTTTGAACGCGCTGACAACGTCAATCGAATTCACTCCCTGAACATCGATTCATCAAACGATTTCTTATTTACTAATATTTTTAAATCAGCAACCGATAAGAAATTCACGTCACAGTTCGTCGATACTCGTAAAGACTACTATGAAGCAGTAAAAAATCTTGCTGCCGACAAGGATGGACTCTTTTATGTTGTTGGCAGCGACGACTTCCTTATGCAGAACATTGAAGTACTGCGTGAGCAGGGCATCCAACCGGAACAGATAATGCTCGATAAGCGTGAAAATGAACTGCCTAAGTTTTTCTCATTTGATTTGTCAATGTAA
- a CDS encoding YczI family protein translates to MLIIMRVIFASIAFSLALYVLITGNNELLPYTLFFLSAMLLVSGISEIKLNRKSSAIMCFLASAFGLFVSIYTFQVEMALIEKRLALFLLELFTKDARGGYILLVLNQVAEWQQWAKIMKVITM, encoded by the coding sequence TTGTTAATAATAATGAGGGTTATTTTTGCGTCGATTGCATTTAGTTTAGCATTGTATGTACTGATAACTGGTAACAACGAATTACTCCCTTATACGTTATTTTTTCTAAGTGCAATGCTATTAGTTTCGGGAATTTCCGAAATTAAATTAAATCGAAAATCAAGTGCAATCATGTGTTTCCTTGCATCTGCTTTTGGGCTTTTTGTTTCCATTTATACTTTTCAAGTTGAGATGGCGTTAATCGAAAAAAGATTAGCGCTTTTTTTGTTGGAATTATTTACTAAGGATGCAAGAGGGGGATACATACTGTTGGTCTTAAATCAGGTGGCAGAGTGGCAGCAGTGGGCAAAAATAATGAAGGTGATTACAATGTAA
- a CDS encoding DinB family protein, whose amino-acid sequence MVMTLEQFREILDGNRRLTIRTIEAFPEDKLFTFAPVEPLRPFSKMILEILDIERAYIRGIALSEWEYRQSFAGVSTKAKLLDCCHETKEDVQQWWLKITEERLHTVEKDPFFGGEMSHFERLHYALENEIHHRGQGFIYLRLLGIEPPAFWERQ is encoded by the coding sequence ATGGTCATGACATTAGAGCAATTTCGAGAAATTTTGGATGGGAATCGTCGTTTAACCATTCGAACAATTGAGGCTTTCCCAGAAGACAAGTTATTCACCTTTGCACCGGTCGAACCGCTGCGTCCATTTTCAAAAATGATTTTAGAGATACTAGATATTGAACGCGCATATATACGCGGTATCGCTCTCAGTGAATGGGAATATAGACAATCTTTTGCTGGTGTTTCGACCAAAGCGAAACTTTTAGACTGTTGTCATGAAACAAAGGAGGATGTGCAACAATGGTGGCTAAAAATCACCGAGGAACGGTTGCACACCGTAGAAAAAGATCCCTTTTTCGGTGGCGAAATGAGTCATTTCGAACGTTTACATTATGCGTTGGAAAATGAAATCCATCATCGGGGTCAAGGTTTTATTTACTTACGGTTACTTGGGATTGAACCGCCAGCGTTTTGGGAGCGACAATAA